TCATTCGTCTTTCttcgcagcaacaacaacaagtcacGTGGCGATTTTTTCCATCCTTCCACGAAAAATGAGTCTTTTAACGTTTTTCTTGTATGCCGCTTTGTGTTGCGGCACCTGGGCGATTCCATTCCGTAACTTTTACGACGATTACTACTCCAGCGACTACTCTGGCGAACGTCCGTGCATGATAAATGAGACGATATTGGAGATTATGTTTGCAAATTTACGCAAATTGATGTACAGCGGCGATTACGAATATAATGTTCCTCCGTTGGCACCTTTCGTCATTGACGAGCCGCACTACAAGAATTTCTCGTgagttgtgattttttttttgtttttttttttgtgatgaaatttttttttgtaggaagaTGTCAGTTTTGAAACGCTTACAATTGAATGGATATGACAAATTTATCGTGGAAGAAGCGATGGTGAATGCGAAATGCACGTCAATCAATTTCACCCTAAATATCCCTTCAATCAATATGAAGGCGCAGGAAATTGATTTACTGGGAAATGTCTTTTTCATAAATGTCAATGAGAAGAGTAAGGTGAAGATGTGTGACGTCTTTGTGCCTCTCTCATGCTCCAAATTTCGTCTTTTTCAGACACAACCATTGACGGATACATCGAAATGGAGCCAGATGAAAGTAACGGATGCATCGTGCTCAACAACATCGATATCGCATGGAGTTACGAAGATGTCGACGTTGATGTGGATTCCGATTCGTACACGTCGCCGCAATCGCGAGACGTTGCCCGGGATGTTGCCACGTCCCTCATTAAGGCACTCAAACGCTTCGACCTGAATAACAAGGAAAAAACTGTCGAAAGTACCGCACGTCGTGTCTTCAAACGACTTGGATGCTGGAAATTCTCCGTCGACACGTTACTCATGTCCAACGACAGCTAGTTTGAGCTCACCTCGCACGACATTATTCATTCGTGTGTGTGTCTTCTggctgaaaataaataaataaataaaatgtacacaaaatttctgaataaatattaaatagtcTCTGTTgcataataaacaaaaattataaattttacttccCCAAACGTTTAGTAGTTAAATTGTCTCTGTGCATGTGTCGTTGTTGTttactaaattattattaaattgtatGTGAGAGCCCGGAATATACGTTTtgtcatataataataattaattatgaaaataataatatgaggaaaattatgaataaacgTAGTTAGTTACGGTGCGAGTTATAGTGCATGTTGGTTGGAAAAGATTTTGCAAACAAGgcactttttgtttaattatttttttttaaacagatttttataaaaattttcaatatttttttttaaatttaagaataaaaaacaatttaaattaatttttattaattttttacttaattaatttaatttttaatattaatattattttttttttaaggccgcaacaaatgaaaatcaaaaataaagtccgataccccattttaaaagtcgaaaatccaatggggcaaaataaaaaaaaagttaaaaatttaactaaaaatgaccgtttttcggtgtattttcatgatttttcaagaaaatttccaaaaaatttttgaaaaattttcaatttattctaatttttgttttggaaatcatattttatcataaattttcttctctaaaaatatttttcataaattattaattttttttttttcaaattattttctgatttctttttcttcaatttttaatatgaaatattctgaaatctactttgaataagcaaatttcaaagtaaatagtaaaaaaacatcaaaaatattacttaacgctctaaaatttataaaattttgtcatttggtatgaaaatagtatttcaaaactttttttttattttgcccccctcattttattttaaaaaattttggactttatttttgattttcatttggagcggtctaaatttaagaaaaaaaaatcaattta
The sequence above is drawn from the Culicoides brevitarsis isolate CSIRO-B50_1 chromosome 1, AGI_CSIRO_Cbre_v1, whole genome shotgun sequence genome and encodes:
- the LOC134827347 gene encoding uncharacterized protein LOC134827347 encodes the protein MSLLTFFLYAALCCGTWAIPFRNFYDDYYSSDYSGERPCMINETILEIMFANLRKLMYSGDYEYNVPPLAPFVIDEPHYKNFSKMSVLKRLQLNGYDKFIVEEAMVNAKCTSINFTLNIPSINMKAQEIDLLGNVFFINVNEKNTTIDGYIEMEPDESNGCIVLNNIDIAWSYEDVDVDVDSDSYTSPQSRDVARDVATSLIKALKRFDLNNKEKTVESTARRVFKRLGCWKFSVDTLLMSNDS